Proteins from a single region of Punica granatum isolate Tunisia-2019 chromosome 8, ASM765513v2, whole genome shotgun sequence:
- the LOC116189546 gene encoding heavy metal-associated isoprenylated plant protein 7-like, giving the protein MGEEEKKAEEKKQGAAAPVEEAKGGEGNNNNNNNNKMKDQEEKKPPVEKNQNQAEEDQKKEEIKDAAKDAKEQAAAAAPPPPPQPQEIVLKVYMHCEGCARKVRRCLKGFAGVEDVITDCKSHKVVVKGEKADPLKVLDRVQKKSHRQVELLSPIPKPQPEEPPKQEEKEPPNSKPDDNKDDKPQVIMVVLKVHMHCEACSQEIKKRILRMKDVESAEADLKSSEVAVKGVFEVQKLVDYVYKRTGKHAVVVKQEPPDQKKYQGGDKPKDDDDDGKEENKKAEEGGGDQNNKKKAHQEESKEGGSEAAAAAADNNGNNNNNNNKASSEGAMEEGGANNNEVVELKKNEYYYYYPAFYPPKYAMDIYSSSSASSSYGQYHHHQHPAAIAAAYPPQLFSDENPNACSIM; this is encoded by the exons ATGGGAGAG gaagaaaagaaagcagAGGAGAAGAAACAAGGCGCAGCTGCCCCAGTGGAAGAAGCCAAAGGAGGCGAAGggaataacaataataataataataataagatgaAAGATCAGGAAGAGAAGAAGCCCCCCGTCGAGAAGAATCAGAATCAGGCGGAAGAAGAtcagaaaaaggaagagataAAAGATGCTGCTAAAGATGCCAAGGAGcaagctgctgctgctgctcctcCGCCCCCGCCCCAGCCCCAAGAGATAGTCTTGAAAGTGTACATGCATTGTGAGGGATGTGCCCGCAAGGTCCGCCGGTGCCTCAAAGGTTTCGCTG GGGTGGAGGATGTGATAACGGACTGTAAGAGTCATAAGGTGGtggtgaagggagaaaaggcGGATCCTTTGAAGGTGCTGGATAGAGTCCAGAAGAAGAGCCACCGGCAGGTTGAGCTCCTCTCCCCCATCCCGAAGCCGCAGCCAGAGGAGCCACCGAAGCAGGAGGAGAAGGAGCCCCCCAACTCCAAGCCTGACGACAACAAGGATGATAAG CCGCAAGTGATAATGGTGGTGCTGAAGGTCCACATGCATTGCGAGGCCTGCTCTCAGGAAATCAAGAAGCGCATCCTCAGGATGAAAG ATGTGGAGTCGGCGGAGGCGGATCTGAAGAGCTCGGAGGTTGCGGTGAAAGGGGTGTTCGAAGTGCAGAAGCTGGTGGACTACGTGTACAAGAGGACGGGGAAGCACGCGGTGGTGGTGAAACAGGAACCGCCAGATCAGAAGAAATATCAGGGAGGTGACAAGCCCAaggatgacgatgatgatggtAAGGAAGAAAACAAGAAAGCAGAGGAAGGTGGTGGTGATCAGAATAATAAGAAGAAGGCCCATCAGGAAGAAAGCAAAGAAGGTGGTAGTGAAGCAGCAGCCGCAGCTGCAGATAATAatggtaataataataataataataataaagcaTCATCAGAAGGAGCCATGGAAGAAGGTGGTGCTAATAATAATGAGGTTGTGGAGCTGAAGAAGAATGagtactactactactacccTGCGTTTTACCCCCCAAAGTACGCTATGGACATCTACTCTTCTTCATCGGCGTCGTCTTCTTATGGCCAGTACCACCACCACCAACACCCTGCTGCCATTGCTGCTGCTTACCCACCTCAGCTCTTCAGTGATGAGAACCCCAACGCCTGCTCTATCATGTAA